From Chlorocebus sabaeus isolate Y175 chromosome 10, mChlSab1.0.hap1, whole genome shotgun sequence:
TCTTCCACTTTCTCGGCAGGGAGCACAAGCAAGGGGCATGAGCTAGGAAGCTGTCTGCAGGGAGAACCCAGACAGATAGACCCCAGGTCATCCTCCAGCTCCCAGCCATGGAAGCCAGGGCTTCCTCTCAGGAGGACAAGACTCAGGGACTGCAGCAGGACAAGCTTCCTCCATGAACTGAGTCCTGGCTGAGCACTGACTTGGCCTGCAGGGATTCGGGATGGGTCTCAGTTTCAAGGATTACTTGTCCCTGTACCTCCCCTGTCCCTCTTCTCACTGCATTGAGTTCGGCAGAACCCTCCACAGGGTCGCTCCTTGCCCTTGGTTTGCCATGTCTCTTGCTCTCAGAGACCCACTGGCCAGCCAAGTCCAATACTCTGCTCACTGGACCCCCAAGCCAGTCTGCACGTACGTGAGGACGGAGGTGGGCTGTGGTGGTGGGGTCAGCATCCATGCTGGCTCTGCCCCACTTGTGCTGGGAGAGGTTGGGGAGGGCATGTGGAGGTCAGGGAGGAAGTAGGGCTTGGGGTTGATAAAGATGCAGTCAATCTGAGGGTATTGTTGGTTTCATTACAAGCGATGGcttacacacacagagaaagaaaaccacagcTAAAGTGCCAAAACACGACACTGTGGAAAGCCAGCACCTCTTTCATTTTTCaggcaaggaactgaggcctaGAAAGGTGGActgattggccaggtgcagtggctcaggcctgtaatcccaggattttgggaggccgaggtgggcggatcacctgaggtcaagagtttgagaccagcctggccaacatggtaaaaccctgtctctactaaaaattaaaaaaaaattagctgggagtgctggggcttgcctgtagtcccagctactccggaggctgaggcaggagaatcgcttgaacccgggaggcggaggttgcagtgagccaaaatcgcgccactgcactctagcctgggcgacagagtgagactccatctcaaaaaaaaaagaaaagtagactgATATGTTTGATGGCACATGACAAGGTGGTGACAGCAGGGCTGAGACTGGAACCAGGTCCCCTGGATCCCTGGGCGCCTGCCAGAACCTGAACAGGAACTGGGAAGGACAGCAAGGACCCAGTGGGACCGTTTCAGAAACTGGCAGGGAGTCCCCAGAGAGAGGACTGCTGAGCTCCAGCTAACCGTGACATTTCTGCAGGGGAAGGACTTGAACTGGGGGAGTGGCAGTGGAGGGATAAGAAGCGCACGGTGTGGCATCTGGTCAGTGTGAGTTCTCAGCAATCAGGGATCCTTCCTCCTGCTATTTCCCTTGGAGGGAAACTGAGGTGCTGGTCAGAATTTCTAGGCTGAACCAGGGACAGTACGTGAAGGCATCCCTGCAGAGGAAGGCAGATGTGTCTCCCCAGCTCCAGGTGACCCTCTGGCCCCTCCAGGTGAAGCCACTTTTGAGGCTCCACTCAGGATGGATCAGTCTCTTGCTGCCCCTCTGGGCCATCGTCCCCAGCCAGGGGGTGGACCCTGCTGCCTGGGGAGCCCACATCACACAGGGTGCTGCCTGTGGTCACCCTGCTGAGGCTGTGGGAGCTGTGGCGGGGTCTGAGGCGGTGGCAGTGGGCCCCGAGGCACAGGGCCTCCTGGAAGCTCTCTCGGAAGCGGCTGGACATGAGGCTGTAGAGCACGGGGTTGGCCGCCGAGCCGAGGTAGAAGAAGATGCCAGAGATGACATGCACATGCTGAAAGGCCAGGCGCAGGCCGTCTGTCCACTGTGACACGATGCTCCACATGACGCGGTCGGTGTGGAACGGGGCCCAGCAGATGCCAAACACCACAACCAGGACAACTGCAGGGACAGACAAGGGAGGCAGAGTGCCCGCCGGAGCCCCTCAGCTGCCTTCCCGGGCTTCAGTTTGGGTCACCCATTCTCACATCCTCTCCTATCCCACAGGCCACCCTCACCTATCACCCAGGTGGAAGTTTCTGGAAATTTGCCTGTTCTGGCCATGCCTCTCAGAGAGGCTGCCTTCACCACAGTCACTGACTGTAGGCAGTGGGGCATGTCCCTGCCTCTGGTCACAGCCGACTGGACCAGGCATGGACACCTGAGCCCAGCCGGCCCAATCAGATTCTCACCCTGGAGTATGAAATTGGGTGAGCTACTGGGGTGCTACCGGCTGTGGGGCTAGGGCCACTCTGGATGCCCACTTGGGGACTGTGCTTGCTGATGCATAAGtacagaaaagaagaagaatgggTGCTCAGAGAGCAGCAGACCGGAGGTCATGGGACCAGGGAGAGTGAGACACATgagacacatacatgcatgcacacacagacacacacacacacacacactgcctgccttggcccctggCCTTTTCAACTCCAGCCCTCAGCTCCCCAAGGCCCATCTGAATGTCTCACCCTGCACTAACTTGCCCCCCTCTTACTTGCCAGGCCCTTGCCCACCCCCTCCCTAACAAAAGGTAGGACCGTTTGGCCAAACCTTCACTCTTTCTCCCCAAATCCCTGCTGCCTGTTCTTACCCAACTATGCCCTTCCTTGGGTTTCTGCCTCAGGGCCAGCcatgatttttgtttcttgtttcttggGTTTGCTGCTGCAACTCACTAGCTTTCCTGGGCAGTGTCTTCCCTATCATACCCTAGCATGGTTTTCCTCATAATTCCAGATTTCAAAAAGGACGTTGCTCACAACCTCCCTGGCACCTGGCCTGGTGCACAGAGGGCCACTGGACAGTgcacaagggagggagggaaggaagagagaaggccAGCAAGCAGGAAGCCCACCTTCCAGGGGTGAGCCATCCAAGCTGAGCACCTACTGCAGACTCTGCCCACCCATGTTTTCAGGGAGGGGATGGGGTAGCAGGCAGGAGGCAGGGTGGCAGCGGGCAGCTGGTCCTGAGCACGGTTCCACAGTGCAGAGCTGGGAGGCCTGCACACAGCTCTGGGGTCAGCCCCACCTCAGGAGCTGCACAAAGACTGGGCTCTGGGACGGTGCCTGAGGGGCGAGAGGAGCGAGTCACTCTGGGGATGGGGCGGCCCCCAGTTAGCTGGCTCTGTCCAAAGTCTCAGCGGCCCTCTGCTGACCTGGCTCACCCCACTGGCCTGATTCAGGCTCTGCTGAGGTGGGGCTGAGCTGGGATGCAGGTAGGTGGATGGGGCGGGTCTTTGATCGGCTTAGCATCGGTCTGCCTTGCTTCCCCAGGGCCACAGCTTTTGAAAAAGAGCCAGGTCCAGGCCACAGAGATCCAGAGCCTCATCCCAGTACATTGGCCTCCCCTAGTCTGCACATCTCCAGCCTGATCCCCTATGCCTTGAGCCTGGCCTTTACAGACTCGCCGCGGGCTAGGGCTCCTTAGATAAATGGTCACTCCTGTGGTTCCCAGGGAACCGCACACATGGCATGGGGGAAATTCGGCACCTGGCCTCTCCAACACCCTCCTCCCCTTCTTTGGGGGACTTTGCTCCCCCAGATCCCACTGTGTAGTTCCACTGGGGGCTGTGCACCTTGGCATCCTGCCACTCTGGCTCAGGAGGTGGGGCATGACCTAGGCCCCACCCATCAGAATCCTTCTTGGGACTTTTCACTCATCTCTAAGGGAAGAGGGCAGTTCCTCAGGAAAGAAGACAACGTGCCGGTGGCCATGCCTTGCAGGCTGCTGCCGAGAAGAACAAGGCCAAGACACGTTAATAACCAAGAAgagctgggcgcaatggcttatgcctgtaatcccagcactttgggaggctgaggtgggaggatcacttgagcccaggagtttaagacccgctttggcaacatagtgagaccccgtctctacaaaaatgaaaaaattagctgggcatggtggcacatgcctgtagccccagctacttaggctgagtgaggtaggaggatcgcttgagcctgggaggttgaggctgcagtgagccgtggtcacaccactgtactccagcctgggttgcagagcgagaccctgtctcaaaaaaaaaaaaaaaaaaaaaaaggaagaagatgaaAGACCTGAGACCTGGAGGGTCCAGATCCCATTTTCTGTCATCCTGAAGCCCAACCACACGCCCTGCCCTTTCTATGTTTTGGTTCCAGAGTCAGGGCCCCAAGCTTAGCAGAGTCCTGGGCTTGGTTTAATGCTGTATTGTTGCTGTCTTACTCATTTTTGAAAAAGGGAccttgaattttcattttgcactggacTCCACAAATTACACAGTCTTACATTTAGCCATTAATAGGTATTTTTGGTGTAAGATTCTAGTAGGGTAATCTAAAAGAGTACACAAGAGTGCAActcagacacatgcacacacgtgcacacgcacacacacacacacgagactAGAGGAGTTCCTCGCCCCCTGTAAACCCAGATACTCAGCCCCTTCTCCCAGACCCCAGGAGCCCCAGTACCTGGCTCAGCCCCTCTTCCCAGCCGTGACACTTACACAGCATCTTGGTCACTTGTCTCCGGCCCCGATCGCGCTGCTGGAGCCTGCAGGTGTCTCTGGACGTGGCTGCTGCAAAGCCCCTGCCCTTAGCCTCCTGCATGAGCAGTAGCCTCTCCCGCCGCAGTCGCAGCCCAATGAGCAGGTAGAGCACGCTGATGACAGCCATGGGCAGGCAGAAGAAGAGCAGCGCAGTGATCTGCACTGCCAGGTTGTAGAGGGCCCGTGGGCGGACCAGCGTGCAAAGATCTGAGTCCGGCACTGGGCCCCGGCAGGGCACATACAGCTGCTGGATGCCGTGCAGGCTGGTGTTGGGCAGGGAGCAGAGGATGGCAAGACCCCAGACGGCCCCAAGCACTCGGCGCACGTGGGCCTGTGTCACCATGGACCTGGCCTGGAGCGGGTGCACCACGGCCACATAGCGTTCCACGCTCAGGGCAGTGACGTTGAGCACT
This genomic window contains:
- the NMUR1 gene encoding neuromedin-U receptor 1 is translated as MACNGSAARGHFDPEDLNLTDEALRFKYLGPRQTQLFMPICATYLLIFTVGAVGNGLTCLVILRHKAMRTPTNYYLFSLAVSDLLVLLVGLPLELYEMWHNYPFLLGAGGCYFRTLLFEMVCLASVLNVTALSVERYVAVVHPLQARSMVTQAHVRRVLGAVWGLAILCSLPNTSLHGIQQLYVPCRGPVPDSDLCTLVRPRALYNLAVQITALLFFCLPMAVISVLYLLIGLRLRRERLLLMQEAKGRGFAAATSRDTCRLQQRDRGRRQVTKMLFVLVVVFGICWAPFHTDRVMWSIVSQWTDGLRLAFQHVHVISGIFFYLGSAANPVLYSLMSSRFRESFQEALCLGAHCHRLRPRHSSHSLSRVTTGSTLCDVGSPGSRVHPLAGDDGPEGQQETDPS